The sequence below is a genomic window from Paenibacillus silvisoli.
CGCCTTCCAGCACGTAAAGCAGCTGGTGGACACAATGGTGATGCGGCTCGACAACGCTCCCGATCTGGTGCTTGCTCTCGTACAGATGCAACCCATGCCTTGGCATATCGATCGGCTTCAAGATCATCCGTCATCCTCCTCAAACATGCATGCGCGCTTACAAAACAAAGGCAGCCGAACATGTAGCCAGCTGCTTTCGTTTCCATTCATCTCTACTGCAAAATCCACTGCTTGCCGCAAGCCGTCACGCGCACACCGTTTGCATCGCCATAAAGCACGGTCACTTCGGGCACCCATTCTCCCTGTTCATTCAAGCGCTGTACATAGCTCCCCCACGCTTGACCCGTGCTCCAGAAGGCCGCGAATTCCGCCGCCCCCTCTTGCAGCACAGGAGCAAAACGAATCGTTCTGCTCGCCATATCGAATTGAAAGCCGCTGAAAGCGATGAGCAGTCCCCAGCTCGCCAGCGCGCGCGCGTAATGATTGCCGCATTCGATCTCGTTCCACGGATTCCGCCGATAACCGTCCTGTCGTTCCCACACGGAGCGTACGACGGTTAGCGCTTCCTCTACGAATCCTTCGTACACCAGATGGGTCGCAACCTGGTACTCGACGCCGGTCCACACTTCGTCGGAGTAGACGAACGGAAGCCGCGGCCTGCCTCCGTGCGGCCACGAGCACAGCGTCATGCCGCGCTCGTCGTTCAACACGTACGTGCGCTGGCAATTGACGTGATCGGTGAAATCTTCCTTGAAATTGTAGCGGAACACGGCATGCACGGCCGACTTCACATGCGCCTCCGGCAGCAAATACCCGAGTCCGTACAAGTGAGCCAGCTGCTGCGCAAGCATCTGGTCGGACAGGCAGCCGACGCCATACTGATATTTGTGCTCATCGATCTGTTCCAGCCGCTGCACGAAATACTCCCCGTTCCACAGCAGCTCGTCAAGCCGCTTGGAGCTTGTCTCGAACATCTCGCCGTAACGCTGCGCCAGCTCATTCTCCTGCAAATGCTGCGCCATCTTCTGCATCGCCTTCAACGCCGCGAGAAGCATGACGCCCGTCAGCGGATTCGGACCGAAAAACTCGATATCATACGTATTATGCTGCTGGCCGTCCAGGATCAGGTCGCCGTCCGTATCCCAATACTCGAGCGCAAACCGCATCGAGCGCTGAAGCGGCTCCCACAGCTCCCGCAGCATTTGATCGTCGCCGCTTAGCTTCCACTCGCGATAAACGCGAAGCGTCGAGCCTAGCTGGCCGTCTGCCGCGGCCGGACCGCCCGGTTCCTTCCAATCCCACAGGCAGTCGAAAATCGTATGCGCCCGAAAGCTCATTTTGCCGCGCTCGTTCAGCTCATCCAGCAGCTCCGTCCTTCTCATGCTCTGCTCCAGCTTCGGAAACAGAAACGCCGCTGACTGCGCGTAATTCCATACATGCGTGCAGTTGCCCTCGCAGCTGCCGATCGCATCGTACGTCCCTTCGAAAGCGAGGAAGCGGCCGTCCTTCAGCCGGAAGCACGTATTGCTGCGAATCGTCGTCAAATTGTTCGCCATCGACTCGATCACATAACGGGGCAGGCTGCTGCCAAACAGCGCATCGTGGAAAGCCGCCGTCTGCCGCGTAAGCCGCTCCCGCTCCCCGATCAAATAGGAAGCGGCCGACCACGAGCTGTCAAACTGGTTCGCGTAGTAGTTTTGCGCCACCTCGCGGCCCGGCTCCTTCACGCGAATGTCGCGGCTCCAGCCGTTAATCCGATTCGGGAAGTACCAAGCCAGGACGAACCGGATGTCTTTGCATTCACCCGGTGCCAGCTCGGCGCGCACGCCAATCGTCCCCGTACTCGGGCTGCCAGCCGGCGAAGGGGAATCGTAGCCCAAATCGTTCAGCAAGCCGTCTGCGGCGAAATCGTCCCAGAACTCCTGCAAGTAGTCGAACCAGGAGCCTCGATACCACACCCGCTTATAGGTGAGCTGCTCATATCCGGCTTCGGCCGCTAGCGACATATTGCCGTATTTCAAATCGCCTTCACCGTACCGGTTCGAATGCATGTACAAGCCGTTGAAGCCTGCTTCGGTACGAAGCTCATTCACGTGCTCGCCGAAATGACCGTATTCAATGCTTAAATCGCCTTCATATTCGATGCCTACCGGATTCATGAGCGATCCGGCTAACGTAACCGTCACCGGCTCGCTTGACGTATTGCGCACCCGATAGGTCAAATAAGCGCCCGGAATGCCGGAATCTTCTTCATTCAGCGGAATAAACGGCGTAAACGCTTCAAGCTGCACCTGCACAGGGAGCTGGCTGTCCTCGAAATCGATCCATACGAAAGGATACTCGCCTTTCATGGTCGAGTCGTCCATGCGGGGAAGCCCGCCGCCCGTACCCGGACCGTAGCCGTTATGCATAATATGGGGCGGCAGCAGCTTCGACTCCAGCACCTTTGCGACGGGCGCCTTGCCCGCTTGCCGAGCCCAAATGGAGAAATACGTATTCGGCAGCTGGCATCGCTTGCCCGGCTTATTGAATATTTCCCAATCGCGGAACTCCCCCCGGCTGCCCAAGGATACGTTGCCCGTCCCGATTCCGCCCAGCAAAAAGGCCGCTTCCCGCGCCTCGCGCGAATAAGTACGGCTTGCTTCCATTCCGATCCTCCGCCTCTCAACGACGATTATAATTTAATGGCGCCTCCCGTAAGGCCGGCCACGAACTGTCTCATGCCAAATACGAACAGAAGGAGGAGCGGAATGCTGGCGATGACATACCCTGCCATCAACGCGCCGTAATCTCCCGGGAAACCGTTCGTCAGAAACGCAAGTCCAATCGTCAGCGGGCGCATCTCGGCCGACTGAATCGTGACGAGCGGCCAAATATAGTCGTTCCATACGCCGAGAAACAGGTTGATGCCCATTAGCGTAAACATCGGCTTCAGCAGCGGCGCCGCCACATGCCAGAACGTCTGCAGCTCGGTTGCGCCGTCAATCGTCGCGCTCTCGAACAATTCCTTCGGCTGCTGTTCGACGAACGTCCGGATCACGAATACCCAGAACGGCTGCGCAGCCGCCGCAGCGAACAAAATAATGACCCAGTAGGTATCCAACAGTCCCAGCTTCAAAGCGAGAATAAACGATGGAATAAAATTCATAACGCCCGGAAGCAGCATTTTCGCGAACAGAACCCAGAACAGGATTTGGCGTCCCGGAAATTTCATTTTACCGAATGCGTAGCCTGCCAACGCCGCGAACAGTACGCCAACGAGCGCGCTGCCGGTCGACATGACGAAGCTGTTCCATATCATCGGAGCCACTTTCTCCCATGCCTTGCCGTAATTCACGAAATGGTAAGGCCCGTTAAACGAGAAGAAATGAAACACGATTTGCTTCTTGTCCTTTACCGACATTTGCACCATCAGAAGGAGCGGATACAGCATGGCTATACAAACAAGGATGATGAACGAATGCTTGAAGGTTTCGTTTACGCTCCACTTTTTCCCCATTAGTCATCACTCCTTATGTATTTAAAGGCGATAATCGAAATCAGCAGAGAGATGACGAACAGCACAAGGCCGACTGCCGAAGCATAGCCGAATTCCGTCTTGCCGCCGAACGCCCGCTGATACATATAAAGTCCGGGCACCAGCGTGGAGAAGCCCGGCCCGCCGTTCGTCAGCACGAGCTGGGTGCCGTAGCCCGTCACCGTTCCTGCCAGCACGCCGATCAAATTCAATTTAAATTGCCCTTTCATTAGCGGCAGCTCCACATGGATCATTCTCTTGATCGGTCCCGCCCCGTCAATGTCCGCCGCATCCCAAATATGGGAATCGACGCTTTGCAAGCCGCCCAAATAAATAAGCGCCGCAATCGTCTGAATGAACGGAAAGCCCATGAGCAGAATGCACCACTTCGCAAGCACCGGATCGCCAAGCCAAAGCTGCGCATAGTCGTCCAACCCTATGAAGGTCAGCAGCTGGTTAAAGAAGCCGATTTGCGGATTGTACATGAACTTCCAAATGAGCAGCGACACGATGCCGGGCACGATCATCGGCACGCAGAACAGGACGCGGTACATATATTGCAGCCGGCTGCTCTTGATCCGAAACAGCACGATGCAGGCCACGATCGTCGGAAACATCAGGATAAGGCCGAACACGAGGAAAAACAGCATGTTTTGGAGCGACACGTAGAATGTGGGGTCTTGAAAAATACGAACGAAATTGTCAAAGCCGATAAAGCTCTCCAAGTTCGCGCCGTCCCATCGGTAGAAGGAATGATAGATTCCGTCGAACATCGGAAAATATTCGAACAGCAGCGTCATCGCTATAGAGGGCAGCACGAACAAATAAGCGGTCATCCATGCCTTCATAGGCCATTTTCTAGATACGTTCATGTTGCTCCCTCCTTTCCTTGCACCGTCAAGATGAACCGGTACAAGCATGAAGGGGAAGGAACGGAGCCCGCCCTTCCCCTCTTGCGTCGATGTTCTTATTTCATAGCCGGCTCGATGTATTGCTTATAGAACTCCAGCTTGAGCTGCGCAAGGCCCAGGCTTTCTTCCGCCGCTTTAATGACGACGTCGGCTGCGCCGTCTGCCTTCTGCTTATCAAGCGCCTCCTGCAGCGTCTTGATCTGGTTCTGAATGCCGATGTTCGGATCAAGCGCGTCTTTGGCGCGCTGCGTCGTGTTCTTAATGCCGTCTTTGACGATCTTGTCCAAATATTCGTCCTTCGTCGATTGTCCGAGCAGCCATTCCTGGCTGAGCGGCATGCCGTCGCTCGCCATGTTGTAGACCGGATTGTCCAGCGTTTGCTCGAATTTATTGTCTTCGGTCGACAGGAACGCCTTCAGATCGGCCGGCACCGCTACATCTGCCGTAACCGGCGCCCATACGCCGATCTCGGACATTTTCGCTTGAACCTCTTTGCTCGTGAGGTATTGGAAAATGTCGATAATGACTTTCATTTTATCCGGATCCTTCTCCGCGTCCGCGTTAATGCCCCAGCCGTACGTCACTTGGTCGCCGCCTACCGGCATCCCTCCGGCTGCGTATTGCGACGTTTCCTGCGTAATCAGCGGGAACGGCATCAGACCGAATTTGAAATCGGTAATCGTTTCTTTGTAGAAGTTGTAGAACCAGTTGCCGTCCAGAATGAACGCCGCTTTGCCAAGCAGGAACAGCTGCTGGGACTGGTCGTACGTATTGCCTGCCCAGCCTTCCTGCCAATATTGCGAGAAGTCCTTCACGATATCGAGCGCCGAGTTGACGACCGGATCGTCCTTGCCGATTTTGCCGAGCATGACCGCGGCAAGCACTTTGTCCTCGTACAAATCCTTCGACTCGTACTTCTTGTCGAAGAACGTGTTCAGATAGCCTTCTCCGAGCTCCGAGCCGACCCAGGAGTTGATCCAGTTCAGGAACCGCTCGTTGTCGACCGTTACCGGAACGACGCCGCTCTCTTTGAGCTTCTTGCAAGCCTCGATGAACTCCGCCCATGTCTTCGGAATTTCCGTCACGCCTGCCTTGTCTAGCAAATCCTTGTTGTAGTAGAAAGGCATGAGCGGATTTTGCCCTGGGCCCGCATCCACCGGAACGAACGAAATCGAGCCGAATTTGTTTTGCGCCTTCAGTCCTCTGAGCGCCTTCTCGCCGTTGACGAACGTATCCACCCAAACTTTGTTGTCATTGTAAGGCGTCGGCTGCTTCATGTAGCCGTCGAGTCTGGCGATATAGCCTTGATCCGTGTATTTCGTAATGTTGGGACCGAACAATTTCATGACGTCCGGCGCCTTGTGGGATACGAATTGCGTATCGAGCAGCTTGTCGTAGCCTCCGTCGGCGAGCGGCTGATAGATCCGTTTAATGGTGACGTTCGGGTGCTGCTTCATGTATTCGTCAAACGCGTAGTCGTAATCTTTACCTTCGTTATTGTCGCGATTGGACCAGTCCATGAACGTAATCTCGACATTTTTATCCGCAGCCGCATCGTTCGTATGAGTCGTCTGATTCGTGCTAGCGTTCGCGTTTGTAGTCGCGTCGGTCGATGCGCTGCCCCCGTTGTTATCCTTGCTGCAGCCCGTTAAAGCGACCGACATTGTCAGCGCGGCGGCAATCGTAACGTGCCGCCCTTTCTTCCATACGGTTGATTTCATAGATTGGCTACCCCTCTCTGTATCCATTCCGCATTCTTATATTCCGGATTATACGAGCTTGATAGTGACAACTATACAAGAGCTGACAGCGCTTTCTCAAGGGAAAATAACCGCTGTCAGGTGTACAAAACTATGGTTGCGTCCGTCAATGATACCGTACTATAATACGGTATCATTGGGAGTAGGTGGGGGATGCATGCTGCATGTGCTCGTTGTGGATGACCGGCCGGCCGTTACGGAAGGCTTGCGAAAGCTCATCCCGTGGAACAAGCTTGACGCCGATTTGATCGGAGAAGCGCGAAACGGCAAAGACGCGCTTGAGCTGGCGAAGACGGAAAAGCCCGATCTCATCATTACCGACGTGAAAATGCCGATTATGGACGGAATCGAGCTCTGCCGCGAGGTTCAGGCTCTATTGCCGCAAACGAAGCTCATCATTCTTACCGCCTACGATGACTTCGCCTACGCGCGGTCCGCGATTCAGTATGGCGTCACCGACTACATTCTGAAGCCGATCGACCGGACGAAAATCAATCAAATTATCGAAACCATTTCGACGATCGCAAGCGATCGCGCCAAACGCGATCGGCTGAACGCCTTACTATACAGCTCTACCTTTCTCGACAGCTTCATCGCCGTCCTGAAAAGCGGCAAAGACGACGAATTTCTAGCCTTATTCGAAAGCGCATTCACGAAATGCGAGACGTCCGACCTCGGCATCGTGAAGGAGCTGTGCTTGAAGATCTCGATCACCCTCTTCGATTCGATCGAGTCGATCGGATTGAGCGCCGCGCAAATGGGAATGGCCAAGGATACGGCGATCCATGAGCTGACGCGCATGAAGACGAGCGACGATGCGAAAGAGCATGTCCGCGTACTGTTCCTCCATGCGATGCGGTTAATTCGCGAGAAGAGCGGCTCCCGCAGCGAAGCGACGGTCGAGCAGCTGAAGCACTATGTTCACGCCCACTATATGGACCCGAACCTGTGCATCGAATCGATTGCCGACGTGATGGAGCTGTCGGCCAACTATACGAGCGTTATTTTCCGCCAGAAAACCAACGAGCATTTAAGCGCCTATATTACGCAAGTACGAATGGAGCAAGCCCGCAGGCTGCTCAAGGACCCTCGCGCCGCGATCGCGCAAATTTCGAAGCAGGTCGGCTATAACGACTCTCACTATTTTGCCAAAGTGTTCAAGAAAGCGACCGGGCTTACGCCGACCCATTACCGCAACCTGCATTTCGGCGACAACGGGTGAGGGCATGAAACGATTCGTCGGCATTCATATCAAAATATCCAGTCTTTTCATGGCCGCCTTCGTCGCCATTATTCTGATTTCCAGCACCGTCTCGTACGTCCGGTTCAGCAGCATTTACCGCGAACGGATAGTGGAAGATTTAAATCAGATCATGATTAAAAACCAGATCAACATCGACCATATGATCGACGGCATCGATCAAGCGACGATGCTCGTCTACGATGACAAGACGATTACGGACATTTTGACGAGCACCTCAACCGACTATTTGACCAATTACAAAAATAAAGAACTCATCAACAACCAGCTCAACAAATACATTTACGTCCCGCTCAGCAACAATTTCACGTCCTACGAAATTATTTTCTACGTCAACGATACGATGCCGTTCGCGCGCAGCTTGTCCGCCTCCAACAACTTTCAGTTCAGCGGGCTGTTCAGCGACGAGCAGGCGCGAAATGCGCCTTGGTTCCGGCAGACGATGCGCAAGGATGGAGAGCTGTACTGGTTCCAGGACAATGACAATTCAAACCGGATCTTCGTCGCCAGATTGATCAAAAACTCGCAGCTAGTCGACGAAATCAGGCGCGGAGGCAATGCGGATCGAGCGAACCTGGGCGTCATCGTCATCAATTTCGACATCTCGCAAATTCATATGCAGATCAAATCGACCAAGCTGACCGATAAGACGCAGGTCGTGCTGCTGAACGAGAACGACGAGATGATCTATCGGCAGGGCAGCAGCCTGAAGCCCGAGATGTTCGAGAGCATTTACAAGCAATATTTGAAGGCCGGCCAATCGACGGCCTACGACGTAAGCTACGAGGACCAAGCTTATATCGTGAACGTCCGCGAAATCAAGAACGGCTGGAAGACGGTATCGCTGATCCCGCAGTCCGACATTTCCGAGCAAATGGGCGGCATTACGAACATTATCGTCACGGCGACCGTGCTCGCCATCGTGGCCGGGATTGCGTTATCTCTCCTGATCTCGACCCGAATTTCGCTGCCTATTCGAAAGCTCGCCACGACCATGGGCGGCGTTCAAAGCAAAAACAGCATGGAAACGATCGTCGTCCCGCAGTCGAACGACGAGGTCGGCATTTTGTACGTCAATTACAACCGGATGATCAACCGGATTAACGAGCTGATGGGGGACGTGTACCAGAGCGGCATTAAAGAGAAGGATGCCGAGCTGAAGGCGCTGCAGGCGCAAATCAACCCGCATTTTCTGTACAACACGCTCGACTCGGTCAATTGGATGGCGCTCGGCATCGGCGCGGACGAAATTTCCGAGACGATCTCGTCGCTCGCCAACATTTTGCGCTACTCGATCAAGGACCCGAACAAGCTCGTCCCGATCTTCAAGGAGGTCGAGCAGATCAAGCACTATATCGCGATTCGAATGATTTGCTACGGCGCCGAATTCGATGTGTCGTACGAGCTGGAGCCGGAAGCGCTCGGCTTCCTCATGCCGAAGCTGATTCTCCAGCCGCTCGTCGAAAACGCGATTCAGCACGGCATCGAGAAATCGCCGGGCAAAGGCCGGATCGCCATTGCCGGGAAGCTGCGGGAGGGCGTCATCGTCCTGACGGTCGATAATTCCGGCGACGGCAGCAGCGACGTGAACGCGATCAACGCCTATTTAACCGCCAAGCCGACCAGCCTGAGAGACGAAGATCGCGACGGCGGGTATGGCATTCCGAACGTGCACCAGCGCATTCAGCTTTTGTATGGCAAGCCGTACGGCCTGCGCTATGAACCAAACGCGGATGGCGGCGTCAAAGTGGTCGTCACGCTTCCGACGTGACGATGATCTACCGATCTACAATAAGAAACCTCCCCTTGGCGGGATGGAGCGGCTCTTCGGCCAGCTTCCATCCGCAAGGGGAGGTTTTTTGTGTTAGTTGCCGCCAGCAAGCTTGTGCAGACCGTCTCGCAGCATATCGTAGTAGGCCGTGTCGGCCGGTTCCCAGTCGGAGAAGAAGTCTCTCTTCATCCCCAAGATGTTTCCGATTTGCACGGAGAAGCCATGCTCGGCCGCAAGGTTGAAGTAGTCTGGCAGATGCTCGGCATAGCAATGAAAATCGAACGCAACCGGACAGCCAGGCGTCGTGCTGCGCAGCATCTCCCCCCGCCCCTTATGCTCGAGGACGTTGGAGCTGAATATATCGTAGGTACGGTTAATATCGATAAACGCGCTTAGATAGGGGTGGCCCGAGCATCCGATATGGCAGGCGTCCGGCTTGTAACGCTTCATCAGCGTATAGAAGCTCTCGAACACGCGGTAGAAGTAGTTCTCCTCGCCGCGCCATGCGGGCTCCGCCAGCCTGATGTCGGCATGGACTTTGTCGGCCAGAAAATCCGTTTTTACCCCGTCCAGATCGTAGCTGCCCGGATCGGAGGAGAACAGCTTGTAGAACAGCGGCTCCAAATATTCGGCGCGCACCTGCGGATTGGAATAGTCGCGCAGCCGGCTGCCGTGCTTGTTCCGTTTGCCGCCGTCCATTAAGAAGCGCTCCTCGACAACCACCTGATCGTACAGCTCCGCCCAATTCCACCAGACGACCGCCTTCATCCCCCGGCTATGGATCTCGTCGACAAGCTTCCGGAAATCGGGAAACCGTTCGGGATGCGGACGCCAATCGCCGGTTACCGTCTGCCAGCCCGTGTCCAGCAGTATCGTTCGGAACGGGAGCTTCTCCCGCTCGATGACGTCGAGCGCCTCGCGAACGAGCCGCTCGTCCATGAAGCTTGCCGCCGTATCCAACGTCCCGGACACGGTCTGTTCCTGCAGCTGAGTCGGAATGAACACCTCCGATTTGTAGCCTTGGTCGTGCCACGTGCAGTAGACGTTCTCCGTATGCCAGGCCTCGCGCTTCTTTAAGCTTGGGTCGGGTATATGGCCCTCCCGCACAAGCAGCGAGGTATAGGCTCCAATCACCTCATGCACCGGCTTCCGCTCCTCTAGAAATAGGCAGAAGCGCGGCGATTCGAACGGCTGCCCCGCCTCCAGCAGCTGTCCTGCGCCGAGCGGGCCATAATTCAGACTCCAATCCGCGGTTACGAAATCCTTCGCTTCAATGTACATGCCGTACGAGGTTGGCATATCCTTCGCGCCGAAGAACAGACTCCGTTCATTCTTCCGCAAAATAACCATCGTTGGGTGCGGGGCGAATTGCCAATCGTTCGAGTATGTGCTCGTTGCGAAGCCCTCTCCGCAGTTAAGCTCCGGCCACGTCTGCGGCGTATGGTGCCGGTTGCGGAAGTTGACTAGATCGTACATATTGATGCCCGTGCCCAGCGGAAACAGCAGCAGCCGATTCAACTCGGTACGCCGGACCGGAACGAATCTTGAATAAAGCTCTAGATGCCCCTCTCTCGCTTCGATCGCAAGCTCGAAAGATCGGACGCCATCGCCGGCAAAGCGCAGCACCATCGCTTGCTCGGTGCACGATACCGACTGCAGCTCCATTGGAGGCTGCTTCCCTTCCAGCACAGGAGAGAACAATTGCAGGTGCGGCGCAATAAGCAGTCTATCGCCTCTGCTTGCATCCCGAATCGTAATCGAGTGCGATTGCTCCTCAAGCTCCACTTGAAGCGCACCGCTTCGTAATGTATAGCGCACAGAAAGCGCCTCCCTTTCTAGCCGTTGGCGAATATTTTACGCGTGCGATTCGTGTTCGGCAGCCCGATCGGCGCGCCCGTCCGGATGCTCTCGATCGCTCCGAAGCCGATCTCATGGATGCAAATAAACGCATCGTCCGAGCAGTGCGGCGCCGCGCCGCCATTCAAATAACCGGCGATTTGGTTGTAGGCGACCGTAAACACGCTCGTCGTGTCGCGCGAGTCGTATTCGCTCAAATCGACTTCGTTCCCTTCGCTGTCGCATGCGTACGGAGCGACGTACATGCCTGCGCGCACCTTCCCTTTCGTCCCGAACACCTCGCAATAGAAATCGCCATGCATGCCGGCCGCCCCGACTTGGATTCCTGTTACGCCATTCGCGAACGAAATGACCATCGCATCGAGGGCAGGCTCATCCTCATACCCGGCAGGTGCCGGACGTCCGGCCTTCCCAGTCGCAAAAACCGTCGCCGGTTCATAGCCTGCAAACTGGCAAATAAGGTCGGTCGTATGGCTCGCAAAAGAAAGCACGTCGCCGCCGGTGTAACCGACGACCTTCTGCACGTCCCCGATCAGCCCGTCTTGGACAAGCTGCTGCAGCTTCAGAATATGCGGCGCCCAGTGCCGCGAGTACGATGCCGTAATCGGAATGCGAAGCTCGGCGGCAAGCGCGACAAGCTCGTCCATCTCCTCCAGCGAGCAGGTAGGCGGCTTTTCCAGAAAAATCGCTTTCGGCTTCGCTGCCAGCACGTCCTTCGCCACTTGATAGTGGTAAGGGCCGCGCACGCAAATGGCGACAATGTCGAGCGACTCTTGCTCCAGCATCGCCGAAGTCGATTGATAGTAATGAACATCCGGGAATACGGCGCCCCATTCCTCGCGGAACGCCGATAAGGCCGCCTCCGACAAATCGGCGACCGCCGTCAATTCCACTTGATCGCTGAAACGAATGCCGCCAGCGTGACAATACGGGTTCAAGCTGTCCGGACTGCCATACTTGGCGGCGATATGTCCAAGACCGATAATGCCTACTTTAACCATTTACATGTCCCCCTTATCGATGTTCGAGCGTTCTAAAGGCGTAACCGCTCCGGTTGCGGCCCATTCGCAGCCGCGCAGCAGCGACTGCTGAAACCCGTTGTTGTGAAAAGCGATCATGGAGCTTCCTTTGTAGTCGCCGTCCGGATCGCCTGGCCATACGTGGCCGAGCGCGTGCTGAAACACGCGTCCGCTTCCATAGCGAAGCACGAGCATGACGGGCTCATGCAAGCCTGTGCCTCCCTTGGCAGGGTCCGAATA
It includes:
- a CDS encoding Gfo/Idh/MocA family protein, with the translated sequence MVKVGIIGLGHIAAKYGSPDSLNPYCHAGGIRFSDQVELTAVADLSEAALSAFREEWGAVFPDVHYYQSTSAMLEQESLDIVAICVRGPYHYQVAKDVLAAKPKAIFLEKPPTCSLEEMDELVALAAELRIPITASYSRHWAPHILKLQQLVQDGLIGDVQKVVGYTGGDVLSFASHTTDLICQFAGYEPATVFATGKAGRPAPAGYEDEPALDAMVISFANGVTGIQVGAAGMHGDFYCEVFGTKGKVRAGMYVAPYACDSEGNEVDLSEYDSRDTTSVFTVAYNQIAGYLNGGAAPHCSDDAFICIHEIGFGAIESIRTGAPIGLPNTNRTRKIFANG
- a CDS encoding TIM-barrel domain-containing protein, coding for MRYTLRSGALQVELEEQSHSITIRDASRGDRLLIAPHLQLFSPVLEGKQPPMELQSVSCTEQAMVLRFAGDGVRSFELAIEAREGHLELYSRFVPVRRTELNRLLLFPLGTGINMYDLVNFRNRHHTPQTWPELNCGEGFATSTYSNDWQFAPHPTMVILRKNERSLFFGAKDMPTSYGMYIEAKDFVTADWSLNYGPLGAGQLLEAGQPFESPRFCLFLEERKPVHEVIGAYTSLLVREGHIPDPSLKKREAWHTENVYCTWHDQGYKSEVFIPTQLQEQTVSGTLDTAASFMDERLVREALDVIEREKLPFRTILLDTGWQTVTGDWRPHPERFPDFRKLVDEIHSRGMKAVVWWNWAELYDQVVVEERFLMDGGKRNKHGSRLRDYSNPQVRAEYLEPLFYKLFSSDPGSYDLDGVKTDFLADKVHADIRLAEPAWRGEENYFYRVFESFYTLMKRYKPDACHIGCSGHPYLSAFIDINRTYDIFSSNVLEHKGRGEMLRSTTPGCPVAFDFHCYAEHLPDYFNLAAEHGFSVQIGNILGMKRDFFSDWEPADTAYYDMLRDGLHKLAGGN